The DNA region GTTCGCCCTGAAATTGGTTATAGTTTCGCTTCCGGCTTGCGGTCAATATTACGTCAAGATCCAAATGTGATTATGCTTGGAGAAATTCGAGATAACGAATCGGCTGAGCTGGTAATTCATTCCAGCTTGACCGGGCACATGGTTTTCTCCACCTTGCATACAAATGACGCCGTCGGTGCTATTCCGAGGTTAATTGATATGGAAGTAGAGCCATTTTTACTTGGCTCAACCTTACGTTTAGTTATTTCCCAGCGTTTGGCCAGGCGTATTTGTACTCAATGTAAAACCAAGGCCAAACTTCCGGCCAAAACCGAAAATCAGATGATTGAGGTACTCGGGCAGGTGCCGCCTAAATACCTAGTTGACGCTCAAATAGACAAACCACTTACTTTTTGGAAGGGGGATGGTTGTAATAAATGCGGCGGGACTGGATATAAGGGTAGAGTTGCGGTGGCCGAAATTGTCGTCGTTACCGACCAAATTAAAGAAGATATTAATAAAGAAGACCCCGGGCCTCATGTGCGGGAGCATTTAAAGCAACAAAATTTTTTATCTTTAATGCAAGATGGTGTGATTAAGGCGCTTCGCGGAGACACCACAGTTGATGAAGTTTTACGCATTTCTCAATTATAGCTATAATAAGTAAGCACGAACAAAAAAATGGCAAAATCAAAATCTCAATTGATTCTCCTGGTTGAAGACGACGAATTTTTGGCTGAGCTTTATGCTACAAAATTGGAATTAGAGGGCTATGAAGTGGCCCTAGCTAAAGATGGCGCAAGCGCTTTAAAATTGGTTAGCGAAAAAACAATTAATTTAGTGTTGTTAGATATTATTTTGCCTAAAATGGACGGGTTTGAAGTTTTAAGTAAGTTGAAATCAAACAGTAAAACTAAAAATATACCCGTTATTTTGTTGACTAATTTATCGCAAAAAGATGAAGTTAAAAAAGGTTTTGATCTGGGCGCTGATGATTACTTAATTAAGGCTCATTTTATGCCGTCAGAAGTAATTACCAAGATAAAAAACATTTTAGATAAAAAGTAATTATGGCAACAGCTGGCAGTTTGGAAGTAAATAAAATTTTGACCACCGCGGCTAAAAATCAAGCTTCGGATTTACATTTGTCCGCCGGCAGCCCCCCGGTTATGCGCATTGGCAATGATTTGGTTGAGATGGCAAATTACCCGGCGGTGAAACAGCAGTTTATTTTAGATATGATCGATAGTGTCTTAACCTCAGGCCAAAAGGAGCAATTAGCCAAGAATAAAGATTTAATTTTTACCTATGAGTTTGCGCAAAATCTACGTTTTCGAGTTAATATAATTTATCAGCGAGGCAAACCGTCTGTGTCACTGCGCTATATACCAATTTCGGTGCCAGACATACAACGCCTTGGTTTGCCAATCGGCATTGAAAAAATTTTAGCTAATGATAAAGGTTTAATTGTGGTAACCGGACCATACGGCGCCGGTAGAACTACTACGGTTGCCGCTATGATTGAGCATATCAACCAAAAGCGCGATCATAATATTGTCACAATTGAACAACCGATAGAATATTTGTTTACAAATAAAAAAAGTATTATTGAACAGCGTGAAGTTGGGGTTGATGTTAATAGTTTTCATGATGCCTTACTGCATTGCCAGCGTGAAGATGTTAACGTGGTCGCCGTTGGCGAAAACCATGAACCTGAATTAATCCCTTCAATTTTAGAAGTAGCCAACAATAATGTTTTAGTTTTTTTGGTTCTAAACACGAGCGGTATTCTCCAAACGGTTGAATATTTAATTGGTAATTTTAGAGTTGAAGAAAAGGAACGAGCCCAAAAATTGCTTTCAGATAGCCTAC from Candidatus Buchananbacteria bacterium CG10_big_fil_rev_8_21_14_0_10_42_9 includes:
- a CDS encoding response regulator, with product MAKSKSQLILLVEDDEFLAELYATKLELEGYEVALAKDGASALKLVSEKTINLVLLDIILPKMDGFEVLSKLKSNSKTKNIPVILLTNLSQKDEVKKGFDLGADDYLIKAHFMPSEVITKIKNILDKK